A single region of the Amphiura filiformis chromosome 7, Afil_fr2py, whole genome shotgun sequence genome encodes:
- the LOC140157129 gene encoding uncharacterized protein, which produces MLPSDIARLVLGYLHDEGLEATSRAFLIESPHLEELRQNPSSSILRPSTKSLIATLEEYEDIKDNEKRKNAPDKVLNGLWRKFDSALSQIKYKYQPSENSLEAQTKRSRQKLVILRQQQGPPGSNIVLQPKIQGQLIIPNTSTPITIVTTPKKSQVVTPLANPVTQLPIPYTTTQIVIPNVSPAASTETTTDFTTNPTLITSPGSKPVFSRIPQQISQNSVDNVGSVLESGVVHRQRRDSGSSINSGFSASDVDYSQLSPLKQGQDKRQFKSPKRKSGAPKRKPARIPTDHQKKPDPPPPPPGLTPTEQELEETRRDLPQVLETLLSNRELQQRLAGNINKALPTGAQKQDLGVPASPQDPSVGLSLSIDDILNTQMSEDTVTEIIDNTSHDPAFESLFSLFNVDKDQYMEQQREELEKRKKENDQSISSESDFAEPMETDSVHRHSLTNTNSVPPMAIYGKSPTESDLASDANKSKMSSTSQNAPSLSTVLHISEDSQIVMEPVVLPSLDGSEPQIMSPVSFTAPSPAPMQQTSVANVMPDPPISTSYTSRSGCMVPPKKRQIGLRMENHQGSKPGSVAFKTPENKTSTFTSQQANPLGNENSKSSVIITPSPSKNKLSNPYKSVVDSDAALPVQSPESVEKPSTSCTINDINKIIAQAKEKRDINELLPSKEQRTSHTENTIAQAKRDLFNPKSPSKPVTEMPPSKEQRTSRARSRKSGTQPRRFSGRKTKSPERFSPCTTSKSRQRVVSPEKEPDQSLDTQEPVGHDTKSTKPKASRSKTPKKVEQVSEQLKSSVKSTASPSKLTTKLPKSDYSTPEKADKQPLSLEVRQPHDAESFMAALQMSPSGAKAKSGTNIPSLPSEHHSRDTSEMVNPEMHLTSRTPVKAVNERDQQMRSPQICRSPRTPGKSPNKRVAHPSTPHRDGTVDSSSEASVETPVFVPTNVHQSEDSVDLYSEPNTPQMQIISQPNTPLAQALMSPGHASTPVPLTLQVGETVEVETTEMEHTAADDNSLASVITVDSQDSQGSVEVVSNECVEQGIDDNVPVGMGRTETTQVVDKSNVNVVETSCRTSSEHVEPSALHTSKETETVEVEFVVEETGENVDVNAEALTEGINLTPCNMMEVAHNKETVSEDREISITTKTLQSDPVETPPSLITSEQVTVDETEQPLVCEPSVSNTKPSQVSENTSAMLPYDSSGDEPMDLSKPEHTLSTKHTDLSKPEQRISTTKSVPTQQSVTEESVVKSTEMESTVSTTVIESLESVKSPEIAIESTVISTTVEQVPEQKVESNVLTSIKTPEKSLQVEEESQVDRPGETSDSSEKSIVSHGAMPIEVQDKLMSPRRRHAVVTVPVVISSGDELEPTAILQAPVLLPHVKTPAKGQGMNVSEDMQDSIKPMQALLKVMSPGGDATAAGTLPHAVTSSQLPMQLVHSKLNVNPGASKVRRILPKRIGPPGVTIVTSSISNTPIFSSVSNVFATTLTTSRTSHLPNGGHDDDSHIGVTPKKTEPIEMVTPRQAKQPVVVAGKHSAGKSSNTRPPLRRFVKTDSPLIISGTPQSHSKRGMIMRSLDIGGNATEATTPKVFSVPRRGKGGYVVRTLDCQQTGSAGDQTPKSSVSKSNASPKEQGYNMAKSKPNVSPLHHEQLFERPALSTISYTPGQSQDKSEQITPRKRTPRKQDLSAAVSRDFEATVDLAAEVLASCSPRKTPIKQGRRSSGGNSAEIGQTAESLFSLSTSPQSCFTAIQSASVLRNVMNAPKRNLMAEQEKAKTTKDSNASTQGKPEEKKRGRGRPRLKDRIQGAQTASVNQGQSRKELPNKTGTVQDHAMRAPMTSDNQTPFRKEQLPSRTLGTVQDHATGAEMVSGSQILSRKEQLPNRTSDHATGTQMPSGSQLSSKKEQVPNRTSDHAIPSRKEQLPNRTLGTVRDLETGSQMATGSQLSKKEQVLKRTSDQAAGTQMISGNQVLSRKEQVPNRTMRTLQDHATEAQMSSDNKPPSRKEQLPNRTSGMVQDHTTGAQMTSDSSDQVSSRSQQLQKRTLETEKCDNPATETNSKHIESSNIPKINGDMNIPHAEETLTGTPGTSEEGATGDTGTKPKKQIKAKKRRREDGSSDQPEMKKAKKSKLKRKSFPTNMDVDKFLAQLQYPQ; this is translated from the exons ATGCTTCCATCGGACATAGCAAGACTAGTTTTAG GTTACCTTCATGATGAGGGTCTTGAGGCTACCTCTAGGGCTTTCCTGATAGAAAGCCCTCACCTGGAAGAACTGAGACAGAATCCAAGTTCATCAATATTG CGCCCAAGTACTAAATCACTCATAGCAACTTTAGAAGAATATGAAGACATCAAAGACAATG AAAAGAGAAAAAATGCTCCGGATAAAGTATTGAATGGACTATGGAGAAAGTTTGACAGTGCCTTGAGTCAAATAAA ATACAAGTACCAACCCAGCGAAAACTCTTTAGAAGCTCAGACAA AACGCTCGAGACAGAAGCTCGTAATTCTTCGTCAGCAGCAAGGTCCGCCCGGAAGCAACATTGTTCTCCAACCAAAAATTCAAGGCCAGCTGATCATTCCCAATACCTCCACTCCAATAACCATAGTAACAACACCAAAAAAGTCGCAGGTGGTGACGCCGCTAGCGAACCCAGTGACACAGTTACCTATACCGTATACAACAACACAAATTGTTATTCCAAATGTGTCGCCTGCTGCTTCTACAGAGACTACCACAGATTTTACGACAAATCCAACATTGATAACGAGTCCAGGGAGTAAGCCTGTGTTCAGTAGGATTCCTCAACAGATATCACAGAATTCAGTCGATAATGTGGGGAGTGTGTTGGAGAGTGGCGTAGTTCATCGGCAGAGGAGGGATTCTGGCAGTTCAATAAACAGTG GTTTCTCAGCATCTGATGTAGATTATTCACAGCTTAGTCCCCTGAAGCAAGGCCAAGACAAAAGGCAATTCAAATCACCAAAGAGGAAAAG CGGTGCACCCAAAAGAAAACCAGCGCGGATACCAACAGACCATCAGAAGAAACCCGAccctcccccaccaccaccagGCTTGACCCCAACAGAACAAGAACTGGAGGAAACACGGAGGGATTTACCACAAGTTCTAGAAACACTGTTGTCCAATAGGGAACTACAACAGAGACTAGCAGGCAACATAAATAAAGCCCTGCCTAC GGGGGCACAAAAGCAGGACCTGGGAGTGCCAGCCTCGCCACAAGATCCCAGTGTTGGTCTGTCACTCTCCATAGATGACATCCTGAACACACAGATGTCTGAAGATACTGTGACTGAGATCATTGATAACACCAGTCATGATCCAGCCTTTGAGTCCCTGTTTTCTTTATTCAATGTCGATAAGGACCAGTATATGGAGCAGCAACGAGAGGAACTTGAGAAACGGAAGAAAGAAAATG ATCAATCAATATCATCAGAAAGTGATTTTGCTGAACCTATGGAAACTGACAGTGTACATAGACATtcattaaccaatacaaactctGTACCTCCTATGGCAATATATGGCAAATCACCGACTGAAAGCGACTTGGCATCTGACGCTAACAAATCTAAGATGTCGTCAACATCCCAAAATGCTCCTTCCTTATCAACGGTGCTGCATATCAGCGAGGATTCTCAGATAGTAATGGAGCCGGTTGTACTACCTTCTCTGGATGGATCAGAACCGCAAATTATGTCACCTGTGTCTTTTACGGCGCCCTCACCAGCACCTATGCAACAAACAAGCGTGGCAAATGTTATGCCTGATCCACCGATTTCTACTAGTTATACATCGCGAAGCGGATGCATGGTGCCACCGAAGAAACGCCAGATTGGCTTACGGATGGAGAATCACCAGGGTAGTAAACCTGGAAGTGTTGCGTTCAAAACACCTGAAAATAAGACATCAACATTTACAAGTCAACAGGCGAATCCTCTGGGTAACGAAAACTCAAAGTCGTCTGTGATTATCACTCCATCTCCATCTAAAAATAAGCTCTCAAATCCGTATAAATCGGTGGTGGACAGTGATGCGGCATTGCCAGTCCAATCACCTGAATCTGTAGAAAAACCAAGCACAAGTTGTACAATTAAtgatattaacaaaataattgcCCAAGCAAAAGAGAAGAGAGATATAAATGAGTTGCTACCATCAAAAGAACAGAGAACTTCCCACACAGAAAATACAATTGCACAAGCAAAAAGAGATCTGTTCAATCCAAAGAGCCCATCCAAGCCAGTAACTGAGATGCCACCATCAAAAGAACAGAGAACCTCACGTGCAAGAAGTCGTAAATCTGGTACACAACCAAGACGATTTTCTGGACGGAAAACAAAATCTCCTGAACGTTTTTCCCCGTGCACGACATCGAAAAGTCGACAACGCGTCGTTTCGCCTGAGAAGGAACCCGATCAGTCTTTAGATACACAAGAACCTGTTGGGCATGATACAAAGAGTACAAAGCCAAAGGCATCAAGGTCTAAGACACCAAAAAAGGTTGAACAAGTTTCAGAACAGTTGAAATCTTCTGTCAAGTCCACAGCTTCGCCATCAAAGCTTACGACCAAATTACCAAAATCCGATTACTCTACTCCTGAAAAAGCTGATAAACAACCCTTGAGTTTGGAAGTGAGACAACCACATGATGCTGAAAGTTTCATGGCTGCTCTCCAGATGTCTCCATCAGGTGCTAAAGCTAAGAGTGGTACAAACATTCCTTCCCTTCCTTCAGAACACCATTCCAGGGACACTTCAGAAATGGTCAACCCAGAGATGCATCTAACATCAAGGACACCTGTGAAGGCAGTTAACGAAAGAGACCAGCAAATGCGTAGTCCTCAGATATGTAGATCACCAAGAACACCTGGAAAATCACCGAACAAAAGAGTTGCACATCCTTCCACACCTCATAGGGATGGCACTGTAGATTCCAGTTCTGAAGCCTCTGTAGAGACACCTGTTTTTGTACCCACAAATGTTCACCAATCGGAAGATAGTGTGGATTTGTATTCGGAGCCTAACACACCACAAATGCAGATCATATCACAGCCAAACACACCACTTGCTCAAGCACTTATGTCTCCAGGTCATGCTTCGACACCTGTACCTTTGACTCTGCAGGTGGGAGAGACTGTCGAAGTAGAAACAACTGAGATGGAACATACTGCAGCAGATGATAATTCTTTGGCTTCAGTGATTACAGTGGATTCGCAAGACTCTCAAGGAAGTGTTGAGGTTGTATCAAATGAATGTGTTGAACAGGGTATAGATGATAATGTACCTGTGGGTATGGGTAGGACTGAGACTACCCAAGTTGTTGATAAATCGAATGTCAATGTGGTAGAAACAAGTTGCAGGACATCATCAGAACATGTTGAGCCATCAGCATTGCATACATCGAAAGAAACAGAGACAGTTGAAGTTGAATTTGTTGTAGAGGAAACGGGTGAAAATGTTGATGTCAATGCGGAAGCACTGACTGAAGGGATTAACTTGACGCCTTGCAATATGATGGAAGTAGCACACAACAAAGAAACTGTTAGTGAAGATAGAGAGATTAGCATAACAACTAAAACTTTGCAAAGTGATCCAGTCGAGACTCCGCCTTCGCTTATTACCTCGGAACAAGTTACTGTAGATGAAACTGAACAGCCATTAGTGTGTGAGCCATCAgtatcaaacacaaaaccttCACAAGTATCTGAAAACACAAGTGCAATGTTACCATATGATTCAAGTGGTGATGAACCCATGGACTTAAGTAAACCTGAACACACTTTATCGACCAAACACACAGACTTAAGTAAACCTGAACAGAGGATATCGACCACTAAGAGTGTACCAACACAACAGAGTGTGACTGAAGAAAGTGTTGTAAAGTCCACTGAAATGGAATCGACCGTGTCCACTACTGTCATAGAGTCGCTGGAAAGTGTGAAGTCCCCTGAAATAGCAATAGAATCTACCGTGATATCCACTACTGTTGAACAAGTTCCTGAACAGAAAGTTGAATCCAATGTGTTAACTTCCATTAAAACTCCTGAAAAGAGTCTGCAAGTGGAAGAAGAATCCCAGGTAGATAGACCAGGAGAGACAAGTGATTCAAGTGAAAAATCCATTGTATCACATGGTGCTATGCCTATTGAGGTCCAAGACAAACTGATGTCACCTAGACGGAGACATGCGGTCGTCACTGTACCTGTCGTCATCAGCAGCGGTGACGAACTTGAGCCTACCGCTATACTGCAAGCTCCAGTTCTGCTTCCGCATGTGAAAACTCCTGCCAAAGGTCAAGGCATGAATGTGTCAGAAGACATGCAGGATTCGATCAAACCCATGCAGGCTTTACTCAAGGTTATGTCACCAGGTGGAGACGCAACAGCTGCTGGTACTTTACCACATGCTGTTACATCAAGCCAACTGCCGATGCAGTTGGTGCATTCCAAGTTGAATGTGAACCCAGGTGCAAGTAAGGTGCGGAGGATTTTACCAAAGAGAATCGGACCACCAGGTGTTACCATAGTAACATCCAGCATATCAAATACGCCCATTTTTTCTTCAGTCTCTAATGTTTTTGCAACCACTCTAACTACCTCAAGAACTTCTCACCTTCCAAATGGTGGACATGATGATGACAGTCATATAGGTGTAACACCAAAGAAAACCGAACCGATTGAAATGGTTACTCCCAGACAAGCAAAACAACCTGTCGTCGTAGCCGGTAAACACTCTGCCGGTAAGTCTTCAAATACAAGACCTCCGTTGAGAAGGTTTGTTAAAACTGATTCACCTCTTATCATATCAGGCACGCCTCAATCGCATAGCAAACGTGGAATGATCATGAGATCGTTAGATATCGGAGGTAATGCTACGGAAGCAACAACGCCTAAAGTGTTTAGTGTTCCCCGCAGAGGAAAAGGTGGATATGTTGTGCGAACTCTGGATTGTCAACAAACGGGTAGCGCCGGTGATCAAACACCCAAATCATCTGTGTCAAAATCAAATGCAAGTCCAAAAGAGCAAGGGTACAATATGGCAAAATCAAAGCCAAATGTTAGTCCACTTCATCACGAACAACTTTTTGAGCGACCTGCTCTGTCCACAATCAGTTACACACCTGGACAGAGTCAAGATAAATCTGAACAAATAACACCTAGGAAAAGGACTCCCAGGAAACAAGATTTATCAGCTGCTGTATCAAGAGACTTTGAGGCAACCGTCGACTTGGCTGCTGAGGTCCTCGCAAGTTGTTCACCAAGAAAGACCCCTATAAAACAGGGTCGTCGTAGCTCAGGAGGCAACTCGGCAGAAATCGGCCAAACTGCGGAGAGTCTCTTCAGTCTTTCAACCAGTCCCCAATCTTGCTTCACTGCCATTCAAAGTGCTAGTGTTCTGAGAAATGTCATGAATGCACCAAAGCGTAATTTAATGGCAGAACAAGAGAAAGCAAAAACTACCAAAGACAGCAATGCAAGCACACAGGGTAAACcagaggaaaagaaaaggggtagAGGCAGACCCAGACTAAAAGATCGCATTCAGGGAGCTCAGACAGCATCTGTTAATCAAGGACAATCAAGGAAGGAACTTCCTAATAAAACAGGAACTGTACAAGACCATGCAATGAGAGCTCCAATGACATCTGATAATCAAACACCATTTAGGAAGGAACAGCTTCCTAGCAGAACATTGGGAACTGTACAAGATCATGCAACAGGAGCTGAGATGGTATCTGGTAGTCAAATATTATCTAGGAAGGAACAACTTCCTAATAGAACATCAGATCATGCAACAGGGACTCAGATGCCATCTGGTAGTCAATTATCATCAAAGAAAGAACAAGTTCCTAATAGAACATCAGATCATGCAATACCATCTAGGAAGGAACAGCTTCCTAACAGAACATTGGGAACTGTGCGAGATCTTGAAACAGGATCTCAGATGGCAACTGGTAGTCAATTATCTAAGAAAGAACAAGTGCTTAAGAGAACATCAGATCAAGCAGCAGGAACTCAAATGATATCTGGTAATCAAGTATTATCTAGGAAAGAACAAGTTCCTAACAGAACAATGAGAACTCTGCAAGATCATGCAACAGAAGCTCAGATGTCATCTGATAATAAACCACCATCTAGGAAGGAACAACTTCCTAATAGAACATCAGGAATGGTACAAGATCATACAACAGGTGCTCAAATGACATCTGACTCTAGTGATCAAGTATCGTCAAGGAGTCAACAACTTCAAAAGAGAACATTAGAAACTGAAAAATGTGATAATCCCGCAACAGAAACAAACTCAAAACATATAGAATCAAGTAACATTCCAAAAATCAATGGTGATATGAACATTCCACATGCTGAGGAAACGTTGACAGGGACACCTGGGACATCAGAAGAGGGAGCAACAGGAGATACGGGTACCAAACCAAAGAAACAGATCAAAGCAAAGAAGAGGAGGAGAGAGGACGGTTCTTCTGATCAG